In one window of Bdellovibrio bacteriovorus W DNA:
- a CDS encoding chromate reductase, Class I, flavoprotein (COG0431 Predicted flavoprotein), translating to MKKIGVLVGSLRKESFTRKIALELISIGLPGYEMAILEIGQLPHYNQDLDEAPPKEWVEFRQKVEECSGFVFATPEYNRSIPGVLKNALDVASRPYGKSKWAKKPAGVISVSPGALAAFGANHHLRQCCVFLDLYVMQQPEAYIGNVSEMLDASGKVKDSKQREFFTKYMDDLSKWIGNFEEK from the coding sequence ATGAAAAAAATCGGAGTTTTAGTAGGAAGTCTGCGTAAAGAATCTTTCACTCGTAAGATTGCACTCGAGTTGATTTCGATAGGTCTGCCCGGATACGAGATGGCAATTCTAGAGATCGGCCAACTTCCGCATTACAATCAAGATCTCGATGAAGCTCCGCCTAAAGAGTGGGTGGAGTTTCGACAAAAAGTAGAAGAGTGCAGTGGATTTGTCTTCGCCACTCCGGAGTACAATCGATCTATACCTGGGGTTTTAAAGAATGCCTTAGATGTTGCTTCTCGTCCCTATGGGAAAAGTAAGTGGGCTAAAAAACCTGCAGGGGTCATCAGCGTTTCCCCTGGAGCATTGGCAGCGTTTGGAGCGAACCATCATCTTCGTCAGTGTTGTGTCTTCTTAGATCTCTATGTGATGCAGCAGCCAGAGGCGTATATTGGGAATGTCTCAGAGATGCTCGACGCCTCGGGGAAGGTCAAGGATAGCAAGCAGAGAGAGTTCTTTACCAAGTATATGGACGATCTATCGAAGTGGATCGGAAACTTTGAAGAGAAATAA
- the aspA gene encoding aspartate ammonia-lyase (COG1027 Aspartate ammonia-lyase) has translation MNYRIEKDLLGEKKVPQDSYYGIHTLRAIENFKISSNTLSQNLYMIAALAKVKKASALANKEAQTLSAEHADAIVSACDEVIKAPEKWAFCFPTDVYQGGAGTSVNMNTNEVLANIALEKMGHKKGEYQFLHPNDHVNKCQSTNDFYPTALRLALYEALIDVEKSLQKLAGSFALKAQEFASIVKMGRTQLQDAVPMSLGEEFRAFESLLMEEIQLWKQVRTLLLGVNLGGTAIGTGVNTPLGYRVLAAKKMAEVTGYSFIQTTDYVAATSECADFVSVSSALKRTAVRISKICNDLRLLSSGPRTGVKEINLPEMQAGSSIMPAKVNPVIPEVVNQICFRVIGNDLTVTLAADASQLQLNVMEPVIAHALFESIAILKSGSETLADKCVVGITANVEHCRELVLKSIGLITYFEPFIGHNAADEVGRECAQTGKTVPEVLLERALVTKDEIAEILSDENLLNPRLRIK, from the coding sequence ATGAATTACCGCATAGAAAAAGATCTACTCGGCGAAAAAAAAGTACCGCAGGATAGTTACTACGGCATTCACACACTTCGCGCGATCGAAAACTTTAAAATTTCTTCCAATACTTTGTCACAAAATCTCTATATGATCGCGGCACTTGCTAAGGTGAAGAAGGCTTCTGCCTTAGCTAATAAAGAAGCACAAACTTTATCGGCAGAACATGCCGATGCCATTGTCAGTGCTTGCGACGAAGTTATTAAAGCCCCCGAAAAGTGGGCTTTTTGCTTTCCAACGGATGTCTATCAGGGGGGAGCTGGTACTTCCGTGAACATGAACACGAATGAAGTCCTTGCCAATATTGCCCTAGAAAAAATGGGACATAAAAAAGGTGAGTATCAATTTCTGCATCCAAACGATCATGTGAATAAGTGTCAGTCGACGAATGATTTTTATCCTACGGCTTTGCGCTTGGCACTTTATGAGGCACTTATCGATGTCGAAAAGTCTCTGCAAAAACTGGCGGGCTCATTTGCACTTAAAGCCCAAGAGTTTGCCTCGATCGTAAAAATGGGTAGGACTCAGTTACAAGACGCCGTCCCTATGTCCTTAGGTGAAGAGTTTAGAGCTTTTGAATCTTTACTAATGGAAGAAATTCAACTTTGGAAGCAAGTAAGAACTTTGCTTTTAGGTGTCAACTTAGGGGGAACAGCCATCGGGACGGGGGTGAATACGCCACTAGGATATCGAGTCTTAGCTGCCAAAAAAATGGCAGAGGTCACGGGATATTCTTTTATTCAGACAACCGACTATGTGGCGGCAACCAGTGAGTGCGCTGATTTTGTCAGTGTTTCTTCAGCTCTTAAAAGAACAGCTGTGCGGATTTCAAAAATTTGTAATGACCTCAGACTTTTAAGTTCGGGCCCCCGCACCGGAGTAAAAGAGATAAATCTGCCAGAGATGCAGGCGGGGTCTTCGATCATGCCTGCGAAAGTAAACCCTGTTATACCCGAAGTTGTGAATCAGATTTGTTTTCGAGTCATTGGCAATGATTTGACTGTGACTTTAGCTGCCGATGCAAGTCAGCTTCAGCTAAATGTGATGGAGCCTGTGATTGCTCACGCACTTTTTGAGAGCATTGCTATCTTAAAATCGGGCAGCGAAACTTTGGCAGACAAATGTGTCGTTGGAATCACTGCGAACGTCGAGCATTGCCGAGAACTTGTTTTAAAGAGCATTGGGTTGATTACTTACTTTGAGCCCTTTATTGGTCATAATGCTGCTGATGAGGTTGGCAGGGAATGCGCCCAAACTGGGAAGACGGTTCCTGAAGTTCTTTTAGAAAGAGCCTTAGTTACTAAAGATGAAATTGCTGAGATCCTTTCGGATGAGAACCTTCTTAATCCACGCTTAAGAATAAAGTAA
- a CDS encoding benzyl alcohol dehydrogenase (COG1062 Zn-dependent alcohol dehydrogenases, class III) has product MRIHAALTEGQGKDFQMAMLDLAEPQADEVLIKIIATGVCHTDAVARDMALTPYPVLLGHEGAGIVEMVGSAVTDIQAGDHVVLSFASCGVCDNCLTGHPTVCTRFNELNMGGKMPDGSTRLYQEGKPVSLFFGQSSFGTYSVAKAHNVVPVPKNVDLALLGPLGCGIQTGSGTVLNTLRPEFGSSIAIFGSGAVGLSAIMAAKICGCESIIAVDIHDNRLELAKELGATHSINSKNTKNFVEEVKEMTGGGLHYAIETTGVSAVLKDAVAALRPLGTVAIVGVTGKVEFDVQSEIMAEGKTLKGVIEGDSVPRVFIPKLIEYYRKGQFPFDKLIRFYNLNEINQAFEDSKTGEVIKPILRMD; this is encoded by the coding sequence ATGCGCATTCATGCAGCCTTAACAGAGGGCCAAGGGAAAGACTTTCAGATGGCGATGCTGGATCTGGCCGAGCCTCAAGCAGACGAGGTACTGATAAAGATCATTGCCACAGGAGTTTGTCATACGGATGCCGTGGCAAGAGATATGGCTCTGACTCCATACCCTGTCTTGTTAGGCCATGAAGGAGCAGGGATTGTTGAGATGGTTGGTAGTGCAGTAACTGACATCCAAGCCGGAGACCATGTTGTTCTATCATTTGCAAGTTGTGGTGTGTGCGACAATTGTCTGACCGGGCATCCTACGGTGTGTACACGATTCAATGAGTTGAATATGGGTGGTAAGATGCCCGATGGAAGCACGCGGCTTTATCAAGAGGGAAAACCCGTGTCTCTTTTTTTTGGACAATCTTCTTTTGGCACATACTCGGTGGCAAAAGCCCACAATGTGGTGCCAGTTCCAAAGAATGTAGATCTGGCTCTCTTGGGACCATTGGGCTGTGGAATCCAAACTGGCAGCGGAACTGTTTTAAATACTCTTCGCCCAGAGTTTGGCTCAAGCATTGCCATTTTCGGCAGTGGAGCTGTGGGCTTAAGCGCTATCATGGCAGCAAAAATTTGTGGTTGTGAAAGCATAATCGCCGTGGATATTCACGACAATCGTTTGGAGTTAGCCAAAGAATTAGGTGCGACTCATTCTATAAATAGTAAAAACACAAAAAACTTTGTCGAAGAAGTCAAAGAAATGACAGGTGGAGGGTTGCACTACGCCATTGAAACAACGGGTGTGAGTGCAGTTTTAAAAGATGCTGTGGCAGCTCTAAGACCATTGGGAACGGTGGCAATTGTAGGTGTTACTGGCAAGGTGGAGTTTGACGTTCAATCTGAAATCATGGCCGAAGGTAAAACACTTAAGGGCGTGATCGAAGGAGACTCAGTGCCCAGAGTTTTTATACCGAAGTTGATTGAGTACTATCGCAAAGGGCAGTTTCCTTTCGATAAGCTGATTCGATTTTATAATTTAAATGAAATCAATCAGGCTTTTGAAGATTCAAAAACTGGGGAAGTCATTAAGCCGATTTTAAGGATGGACTAG
- a CDS encoding sensor histidine kinase/response regulator (COG0642 Signal transduction histidine kinase) — MMWSLPPLNSSPIWPPIGITVAFLLLFGRDKFYGALLGAIAIALSGDNSNVGAPLLILSSAGSTAFALVAAKTIINRFEYPRREFLLERDILLYLVITGPLLGLFTSSWGIACFAISGTLGSENLFLNWMTWFIGDSIGGIVFSPLALIFSKGARAYWMRSFKNIVVPLLFFFFLILGALHYVNSIEREKVLEEFGRRSQLSLKLLEQGLQFHQMTITTLKSFIENSEIITPGEFQDFTGRLYNGYPEIQFVAFLKVSPQGSISIEHAFSNDKNSNTQILRSLPLKEALHSLKKYQSDEDAFNDEFSYGPVEVAVSGRGLQDYLLSGRPAKDGVILEVLNLNVLNSSFSHFFDDERYGYKLEDITNTQHPTTIFESLDQDDYDDNTVFFKKTSTFKIAHRTLKATISQANTLSADASKGIAVLLLASLVLTYLTSALLLIFATRFVSVNKLVLQNTLHLQELNSKLIRASQAKSEFLANMSHEIRTPLHILLGSLKVLDSDNLNEEDARFLGLAEKAGDNLLNTLNEILDLSKIESGQIEIENIEVNIQDIAREVFELFQLQAQEKAIELSYEVSPQVAKIYSGDPTRIKQVLSNLVSNAIKFTSHGRVDIKIERNQDPLRPGNIYFAIQDSGVGISEENIPHLFQPFSQADSSISRRFGGTGLGLSICKMLAELMGGDIRVQSSEGQGSTFSFTLPLLYRGDSPTVHKKSESNSREEYQKNMRPLHILIADDSEDNRNLIKAYLKGVEHRIDEVQNGQEAVDFVKSTPVDLIIMDMQMPVLDGLKATEAIRKWESEQSEKRHIQIWAITAFALESEIRQTREAGCDKHLAKPVSRAELYKSLFQLQSDTENK, encoded by the coding sequence ATGATGTGGTCCCTGCCACCCCTCAATAGTTCTCCTATATGGCCACCCATTGGTATCACTGTGGCCTTCCTTCTGCTCTTCGGCAGAGATAAGTTCTACGGCGCTCTGTTAGGGGCCATAGCCATCGCACTCAGCGGTGATAATTCCAACGTCGGCGCTCCCCTCTTGATCTTAAGCTCGGCAGGCAGCACAGCCTTTGCCCTTGTTGCCGCCAAAACTATTATCAATCGCTTTGAATATCCACGCCGCGAGTTTTTACTTGAACGGGATATCCTTCTCTATCTCGTTATCACCGGCCCACTTCTAGGTCTTTTCACATCTAGTTGGGGAATTGCTTGTTTTGCAATATCTGGAACTCTTGGCTCTGAAAATCTTTTCCTGAACTGGATGACGTGGTTCATCGGGGATTCCATTGGCGGGATTGTTTTTAGCCCCTTGGCTCTGATCTTCTCTAAAGGGGCCCGCGCCTATTGGATGCGCTCATTTAAGAATATCGTTGTTCCCTTGCTCTTCTTTTTCTTTCTTATTTTAGGCGCTCTTCACTACGTCAATTCTATTGAAAGAGAAAAAGTTTTAGAAGAGTTTGGTCGTCGCTCCCAGCTTTCTCTCAAGCTGCTTGAGCAAGGCTTGCAATTCCATCAAATGACGATCACGACATTGAAATCATTTATTGAAAACTCGGAGATCATCACCCCTGGAGAATTTCAAGATTTCACTGGTAGACTTTACAATGGTTACCCTGAGATTCAGTTCGTTGCCTTTCTTAAAGTAAGTCCACAGGGAAGTATTTCTATAGAGCATGCTTTTAGTAATGATAAAAACTCGAACACACAAATTCTGCGCAGTCTTCCCCTGAAGGAGGCCCTTCACTCTCTTAAGAAATATCAAAGTGACGAAGACGCTTTCAATGACGAGTTCTCTTACGGCCCCGTGGAAGTCGCCGTCAGCGGGCGTGGGTTGCAAGACTATCTCCTGAGTGGCCGCCCCGCTAAGGATGGGGTCATTCTTGAGGTTCTCAATTTGAATGTACTAAACTCCAGTTTTTCTCATTTCTTTGATGATGAAAGATATGGATATAAACTTGAAGACATCACCAATACGCAACACCCGACAACGATTTTTGAATCCTTGGATCAAGACGACTATGACGATAATACAGTTTTTTTCAAAAAAACTTCGACATTCAAGATAGCTCATCGGACATTAAAGGCGACCATCAGCCAGGCCAACACTCTTTCAGCTGACGCTTCTAAAGGAATCGCAGTTCTTCTTTTGGCATCTTTAGTTTTGACTTATCTTACAAGCGCCCTGCTATTGATTTTTGCGACTCGCTTTGTTTCCGTCAATAAACTCGTGCTTCAGAACACATTGCACTTACAAGAGTTAAACTCAAAACTTATCCGCGCTTCTCAGGCGAAAAGTGAATTCTTAGCTAACATGAGTCATGAGATCCGCACACCTCTTCATATTCTTCTGGGAAGCCTTAAAGTTTTAGACAGCGATAACTTAAATGAAGAAGATGCCCGCTTCTTAGGTCTTGCGGAAAAGGCCGGTGATAATCTTTTAAATACTCTCAATGAGATTCTGGATCTTTCTAAAATAGAATCAGGACAAATTGAAATTGAAAATATTGAGGTTAATATTCAAGACATTGCACGCGAGGTCTTTGAACTTTTCCAACTGCAAGCCCAAGAAAAAGCCATTGAACTTTCATACGAAGTCTCTCCACAGGTGGCAAAAATATATTCGGGGGACCCGACACGCATTAAGCAAGTCCTCTCGAACCTAGTGTCCAACGCCATCAAATTCACAAGTCATGGGAGAGTGGATATTAAAATTGAGCGCAATCAAGATCCCCTGCGCCCTGGAAATATCTACTTTGCTATTCAAGACTCAGGAGTAGGTATTTCCGAGGAAAACATTCCTCACCTCTTCCAACCGTTCTCTCAGGCAGACTCTAGCATCTCGCGCCGCTTTGGGGGCACGGGTTTGGGGCTTTCTATTTGTAAGATGCTAGCAGAACTTATGGGGGGAGATATTCGTGTGCAAAGCTCTGAAGGCCAAGGAAGCACTTTCAGCTTCACACTGCCTCTTCTCTATAGAGGGGATTCCCCAACAGTCCATAAAAAATCGGAAAGCAACTCCCGTGAGGAGTATCAGAAAAACATGCGTCCTCTGCACATCCTAATCGCTGATGATTCTGAGGATAATCGCAATCTCATCAAGGCCTACCTGAAAGGGGTTGAACATCGTATCGACGAGGTTCAAAATGGTCAAGAGGCCGTCGATTTTGTTAAATCCACTCCCGTTGATTTAATCATCATGGATATGCAAATGCCCGTTCTTGATGGCCTTAAGGCCACCGAAGCCATTCGTAAATGGGAGTCGGAACAAAGCGAGAAACGCCATATTCAGATTTGGGCCATCACAGCATTTGCTCTGGAAAGTGAAATTCGCCAAACCCGTGAAGCCGGATGCGATAAGCACCTCGCAAAGCCTGTCAGCCGCGCCGAGCTCTATAAGTCCCTGTTTCAGCTTCAGTCTGATACAGAAAATAAATGA
- a CDS encoding putative capsule biosynthesis protein (COG2843 Putative enzyme of poly-gamma-glutamate biosynthesis (capsule formation)), which yields MLYQNVVNSTQRFSSIWEKTDILIRKADFSVANLEGPAALGIDKNGRDRGDVGFIYDDDVYSGTNFRFNYHPRILSNLQSSGYDLISLSNNHTLDRGSLGVDRTLEAALKINLPIVGIRHSQERNAALYSVHNVRGLRLAFLACTETTNGRADSKEQLLLCYQQGDQVIKLIRDLKKRSDVDGIIVMPHWGVEYQHQPSNQQKSYARKYLEAGALAIVGSHPHVLQPWEKYVTTDGRETIIMYSLGNFVAGQKDISRKTGVVTYVGLGKGMDKKARIVGVGYTPTYREGTVVSPVGSKDSASVLKHAAQFFGNTQRIEPHEVLRPTLCSKVQ from the coding sequence ATGCTCTATCAAAATGTTGTAAATTCAACGCAAAGGTTTTCTTCGATCTGGGAAAAAACCGATATCTTGATTCGCAAGGCTGATTTTTCTGTAGCCAATTTAGAAGGGCCAGCGGCCTTGGGAATAGATAAAAACGGCCGAGACCGAGGAGATGTAGGTTTTATTTATGACGATGATGTCTACTCTGGAACAAACTTTCGCTTTAACTATCATCCGCGAATTCTATCGAATTTACAGAGTTCGGGTTATGACTTAATAAGCCTTTCTAACAATCACACTTTAGATCGCGGGAGTCTTGGGGTTGATCGCACTCTTGAAGCCGCTCTGAAAATTAATTTGCCTATCGTCGGTATTCGGCATTCACAAGAAAGAAATGCAGCACTTTATTCTGTACATAACGTGCGGGGTTTGCGATTAGCGTTTTTGGCCTGCACGGAAACAACGAATGGGCGCGCGGACTCTAAAGAGCAATTGCTTCTCTGTTATCAGCAAGGTGATCAGGTTATTAAATTGATTCGCGATCTTAAGAAAAGAAGCGATGTGGATGGAATCATAGTTATGCCCCATTGGGGAGTCGAATATCAACATCAACCCAGCAATCAGCAAAAGTCATATGCGCGAAAGTATCTTGAGGCGGGGGCTTTGGCGATTGTCGGTAGTCATCCCCATGTGCTTCAGCCTTGGGAAAAGTACGTCACAACAGATGGTCGCGAAACCATTATCATGTATTCACTTGGTAACTTCGTGGCCGGCCAAAAAGATATTTCTCGAAAAACCGGAGTGGTTACCTACGTCGGCTTAGGAAAAGGGATGGATAAAAAAGCCCGCATTGTGGGTGTCGGCTACACACCGACCTATCGAGAAGGCACGGTGGTTTCTCCAGTAGGTTCTAAAGACTCAGCCTCGGTTCTCAAACACGCTGCTCAATTTTTTGGAAACACTCAGCGTATTGAACCTCATGAAGTGTTAAGACCGACATTATGCTCTAAAGTCCAGTGA
- a CDS encoding Rieske (2Fe-2S) oxidoreductase (COG4244 Predicted membrane protein) produces the protein MYSKVKVGGHPLHVMLVGFPITFYVLTFVGFVVYKFFSPDIFWYKLGYFSNYAAVVSALVAAIPGMVDLFWGVPKYSEARKTGLIHMLLNLITLALFAANAIIISGNWETGVIPTGTNIFLSGLGIITVMAAGYFGWELVGRHKVGVELTPEQRRIEEDEEIHREDGPVIFH, from the coding sequence ATGTATAGTAAAGTGAAAGTGGGAGGTCATCCTCTTCATGTAATGCTCGTAGGTTTTCCAATCACATTTTACGTTCTGACGTTTGTGGGATTTGTCGTCTATAAGTTTTTTAGTCCTGATATATTCTGGTACAAGTTGGGTTACTTTTCTAACTATGCGGCTGTTGTTTCAGCTCTGGTGGCAGCAATTCCGGGGATGGTGGATCTATTTTGGGGAGTGCCAAAGTATTCTGAAGCACGGAAAACGGGCCTCATCCATATGCTTCTTAATTTAATCACTCTGGCTCTTTTTGCTGCCAATGCCATTATTATTTCAGGCAATTGGGAAACGGGAGTGATCCCCACGGGTACAAATATTTTCCTCTCAGGTTTAGGCATTATTACCGTCATGGCGGCAGGGTACTTTGGTTGGGAACTCGTAGGGCGCCATAAAGTCGGTGTGGAACTAACTCCTGAACAGCGTCGAATAGAGGAGGATGAAGAAATTCATCGTGAAGATGGGCCTGTCATTTTTCATTAG
- a CDS encoding low molecular weight heat shock protein (COG0071 Molecular chaperone (small heat shock protein)), translating into MKLTPYRRNRNLSTDLFDQMDWLFDDWGRSSQMRDFLSERVLSPSCDISESNDQFLMSIDIPGMKPEDIKIEVANNILTISGERRREEKESDDSIQHFEKSYGYFKRSFSLPTSIESESVEARYENGVLELRLPKTQNAKSRQIEVQSGTRKNGDFEKITATQKSEPQERSRHSTEDTQKHPH; encoded by the coding sequence ATGAAACTCACTCCCTACCGAAGAAATCGGAACTTAAGTACCGATCTATTTGACCAAATGGATTGGTTATTTGATGACTGGGGTCGCAGCAGCCAAATGAGAGACTTTTTAAGCGAAAGAGTTCTTTCTCCGTCCTGCGATATCTCAGAGTCTAACGATCAATTCCTAATGAGTATAGATATACCGGGAATGAAGCCTGAGGACATTAAGATTGAAGTCGCCAACAACATTTTGACGATTTCCGGTGAAAGACGACGTGAAGAAAAAGAAAGTGATGATAGTATCCAGCACTTCGAAAAGTCTTATGGCTATTTTAAACGTAGTTTTTCTCTTCCGACGTCTATCGAAAGCGAAAGTGTCGAAGCGAGATACGAAAACGGTGTCTTAGAGCTTCGCTTGCCTAAGACTCAGAATGCCAAGTCTCGACAGATTGAAGTTCAATCGGGAACTCGTAAAAATGGTGATTTTGAAAAGATCACAGCTACTCAGAAATCTGAACCCCAAGAGCGTTCGCGACATTCCACTGAGGATACTCAGAAACATCCTCACTAA